In the genome of Peromyscus eremicus chromosome 1, PerEre_H2_v1, whole genome shotgun sequence, the window gcttccagtgacAGGAGTGGGTTACAATTGTTGACTTGTTGGCCAAGGGGTCCTGTGGAGACAAGATAGGCTGATGCTAGGATAAAGGATTGCTCTCCAAAAACAGGCAGCAGAGCCCTACTGCTGAGGATAACATCCACACAGCTTATTGCAAGTGGAGAGGTCAAAAGTGCCAAGTGGAGACTTTATGTTCTACTGTTTACATGGAAGGCACTCTGCAGGCTATGGGAAGAGAGGCCTGGATACCAACcctgccacaaaacctttgacctaaaaTCTGTCCTGTCTTCAAGATGTGCTGGGACAAGGACCCAGAGGTTGGATGGTCCAgacacctaggatagaaccaaacacaacttgtagctagagtttttctccagtcttgcctggcccacggtcaggacaaatctctctcactcaccagtcctgcagccgcttagactaaaccaagtaaacacacagagacttatattgcttacaaactgtatggctgcagcaggcttcttatctagttcttatatcttaaattaacccatatctattaatctataagttgccacatggcttgtggcttaccagtatctacATGTTGCAGAATGACTGACATGTCCATCTGTTTAGTGACAAGGAGATCACCAAAGGTCTTGTTAAGAGAGTCTGGGTGGAGTCAGTAAACATGGTGGTGGTGTGAATTCTCAGAGAGTGATGAagaaactttttttcttcttctttactcttgtctcatacaatacatcctgaccatagcctctcctccctcccctcctcccagtgtcctctctcaCCCCACCTCTCCCTCAGATCAActgctcctcctttcccttcagaaatgaaCAGGCCTCCCTGTGATAGCAACTGAATGGAGCAGAACAAGATGCAAGAAGACTAGACATAAGCTCTCATGTCAAGGCTGGACAAGATAAAATTTGCTTTTGAAAGtatgaatggagagagagagagagagagagagagagagagagagagagagagagaattttacaCTGTAACAAAAATCTTTACTTCCAACCCTGAGATTCTAAGCTTCTTATTTATTCCCTGAGTCACAGAAACACATACGATTAGGCATCAAGTTTTAATAGAGACATCTTGGGGCTGAACTCTGAGCACTGGTTTTAATGCTCATGATATCCCACATAAGCAAATCATCTTATGACATAAGCCCCTAATATCCTTATGTGCTGTCAGATTGCTGTTGGAGAGGTTTCaaggatgaaaagaaaacattccacTCCTGCATGGTTTTTATAACAAAAACACAACTTTGGAGAACAGTTTAATAAGAACAAATTATGCTTCTGTTCATGTAATTTCATTCAGAAGTAATAGATTCACTCCTTTCTACAGTAAACACTGGAAATATTCTTATTTTCCTAATAGGTTCTTCTATTAACAGACACTGTTTGTTTATTCTGCATTAACTCACTTGTTCTGGCAGGAGGATAAACACAGAATCCCTGAAATATGTATTTACTTATGATTTCTTCAAATCTTCATTCTCTCagtctccttttatttttattgaatgagCTTTATGCTGGTGAAATGTTGCAATCAGTTGCCATTTCCTGGAAACGGTATGATAGCACCTAATGAATGAGACCAGAGGTCCTGAGGAGAGCAATCAAGCTGACACTGAGGGTACCAATGGGTCCCTGATTAAACCAAGAAAACTCTATCAAAGTGTGCtggggagaaaataaaaataatgattgcAAGGGAATGTATTGATGGGTATTGGGGAAATCATTGATGTGTATTGATACATAAACAGAAGGCAGTTGTCATGGTAATTGAATTAATTTAACAAATagtcataaatggatttaaaCTATTTACGATTACTTATGTGATTATGGTGTCATATGCAATGGTGTCCTTTTACAAGCCTTTTCTCATTTAATCACTGCATTAATTCTGTGAATTAAGTAAATTGTTTAACCTTCAAACTTCAGCTTACAAATGTGTAACATGGAAATAATGATGACTAAGTGTATAAGGTTCATTTAGAGCAGGAAAAACAGCTTTGAAACTAGACTCCAACTTCCATTTCATGTAGAACAGTAGGAACCTTCCTTATTCTCCAATTTTAAATGACCGCAGATATCAGAAATCATATGTGATAGGGTGACCAGttaaacagttttaaaagatGATTAGTGGGGGAAAGATTTCCTTTTCAACAAATCATATCACTTAGATATCTACATGCAAAAAAAGTCAACCTGTTCCACCTACTgcttagaaaaattaattaaatattatttataaacataagtgaaaaagagaaaccaaaagCTATAAAATGTCTAAAACACAACATAGGGGGACGATCATGTATCTTGGACAGAGTGAAACATTTTTCATATTCAGAGTTAAAAATATCATTCATAGTTTTGGTTGTGACTCTGGACTTTAACAGGTGATAATACTGAAGGGGCCAGAATGTGTCTTCATTTTAGATACAGAGCAACTCCATTGTAGAAAATGACCTAAGCCTGAGTCCAGGAAGTGCCCCAGCCAAGTTAATCTGTTAGGGTTTGAGAGAAGCCCCCAAGAAAAATTATTAGTTATGTATGCAATTAAcaagacatttattatttttaatatgttggGGTGGCAAATAATGACAGTATTTATAGTcagtattctgaaaaaaaaaaaaagattgttagCTTTTTAGGCTGCCGCAACAATTCTTTGGTGTTTGAAGTTTTGCTCCAGTATGCCGCTACTTGCTCGCCGTCACAACATGGCCCCTGCAGCTTAGCAAATATGGGAAGTGTCTTAAGTGTGTTATGTAGTGAGCAGACAAAAAAACATAAGGGAGCAACAGAGGCCACAATACCATAATGTACTGGTAgggcacacaaaaaaagaaaccaggaatGGGCTTGTTCTTTGGGGTAGTTCTGTTTTGCAACAGGAGCAACCTGTATTTTCATTTAACCAGAGAGACCCACCctctgttccagttcaaccaaAGGGACCCAGTCATCCCTCTCAAGTGATTCTGGGATGTCTCCTGGCCCAAGTGGTGGAGGTACCTCTCGCTCCTCTGCCAGGCAAACCTTGGCCTCCAGATTCAGTTATCTCGAGCTTCCTAgaggaagaaacacagaagaacatgtGACAGTCAGTCAGAACAATGACAGACCAAGACAAAGAACACTCACACTTACACTTACTGGTCAGCAAGTTTTTAATGCTCAGTGTGTCAGGGGTCTTGGGGGAGCTTCCTGGCCAGTGCACCATATGTTAGGGTCCAagagaagcccccaagaaagaccaTCAGTCACATATGCAAttagcaagagcatttattattttcaacATGTTGGGGTGGCAAATAGCGACCCCAAAGGGAAGTTGCAAACTCCATTTAAGCAGAGTTAGGGGAATttcagggaggagggattaatctggtgctgattggtaGAGGAAAGATTAGTCTATGGGCTGATCCGAGGCTCTAGTGGTTAGGGACCTTGCAGCTGCAGGGTAGGGAAAGCTGTCCTTAGCTAGCAGAAGGCTAGGTGGCTCCTGATGAGCCAGCAGAAGGCTGTGGGGTGCCTGCTGATTGGTTTCCTCTGAGTTGTGGTCCTTCTGAGAACTGCTTGcaaactgcttgctcagctccagccagttcCAGTAAACCAAAACTATGGTCTGATCCCAGGCAGGGCTATTAGAAACCTGTCATGGATCTGGTCTGGCTTTTTGACCCTCTCATAGCCAATCAGCTAAACAGTTTCAGACCTGGCCTTATAAGGCTAGAGGGTCCAAAGTTACAGGATACAGCTGTTACTAACCATATATGACTAAAAAGCCTGCAAAGGGTGGAATTGTTACTTGCTCCATCCAATCAATACGCACCCCGTGTAACTGCTCCTTGACTGACCAATTAGAACAAAGATTAGCTCACCACTGTAGCTGGCGGGCCAGGCAGTTCTGCAGcccacttaaaaaataatcactcagaagctcatattaattaaaattgttcagctattggctcaggctaactattgactagctcttacatcttaaattaatccatttctataaatgtataccttgccacgtggcccatggcttactggtatcttcacatctgcttctcatcctggcgtggctggcagcatctcctgactcagccttccacctcccagcattctcttctctgcttgttcctcctatcctatacttcctgcctggctactggccaatcagcattgtatttatcaatcaatcagagcaacacattcatagcaccCCCAGCACACCATGCTTAGAATTCCCCAAGTTCCCTGTTAAAAGGGTCTTCCTGCCTTTGTTCTAGGTTGTCACTGCAATTTTGTGTAAATAATCAACCCCTGCACACTTGCTGTTTCTGCAGAATAAACACTCTTTAAGATATTTCTCACagtaacaaacaaaaacccaatacaaaaAAATCTCATTCATAAAAATTGCTAAGTTGtcaaaaagataattttaaaaataattaaagttgtaaaaaattaagtgaaattGAAAACACTCCTGAGTTCTACAAGTTTCACATGGTTATTATTGAAATGAACTGGCATCATAAAACAATTTTGATTAACAAATGTCacaattcatattttaattaGACTTTGCCAGATATTCATTGCCTATATAAAGAAAGTGACAATAATTGGAAAAACACTGTTTTATGGTTTAGCCATCcccaaatcatcatcatcatatctaTTTAGACTCAGTATTGGAGCTAAGCTAGAAGTGACTTTAAATAGTTTCTTCCCATTATAATTATGCTGTTACTTCTCTAAATTGTATAATTTGGCAAAATActgaactttatttttcaaagaaatggtAGTGGACCTTATTCACACACTTAAATCTCTCATTAGCCTAAACTCTTCATGGATAGAAATTATGtctgtttatttctctttttactcAGGGTTCTTGTTATAATATTGGAATCCTGTTAAGCATATGAAggatatttttaatgaatttattctttttttatggtTGTAGTTACTTCTATGGTCGCTGAATGGTGATTCTTTGAGGAGATGAGGAAAATATcttacttactttttattttcctggccTCCTATTCTGAGTGAGATGATTATCTTATTTTCTTatccaggaaaataaaattctacaGGTAGTTTACTGGTGTGTTTGTTATTTATCATTTCCAGAGAAAAGCTAAGGAACAACGAGGCTTCTCAAATTGTTCCTGTCCtgaaagtatatttatatttgtgaaCATTCTGAAGTACAAAATGCTGTTAGTCCTTTGAAGTGTTGCAAAAAAGTGATAAAAAATATGctcttatgctgtgggatggtctgtatgtcaagtgtgttgccgattggtcagtaaataaatcactgattggtcagtggctaggcaggaagtataggtgggactaggaggagaataaaactgggaagtggaaggctgagtcagagagacactgccagccgccacaatgagaaaccgcatgtgaagatgccggtaagccatgagccatgtggcaaggtatagatttatggaaatggattaatttaagctgtaagaacagttagcaagaagcctgccacggccacacagtttgtaaccaatataagtctctgtttacttggttgggtctgaggctgtgggactggcaggtgatagagatttgtcctgactgtgggccaggccggaaaactctagctacactcttaATTCTTCTGTAATTTGTCAGCTGTGCTTGAGTACAAAATGTTAATAATggcatatttatttttgttatagtatttacatatattcatttatttgtacacagaagaaatgtaaaaatgtgtaaatactTATAAATGAAGCAATATTTGCAGttattcaaaaattttaaaagataaaaacactcttgattttttaaaatgctaataaaagaataagtcaaagaagaaatagattagAGGaatttgtacacatgtgtgtacaaatCATACATGTGTTGGAGAGCTTTTGTTCAGAGGATGTAAAGGACtctccaaaacaaataaaacaactcaTTAAAAATCAGGTACAATAATccaaaaggcattttcttaaggtaataactaaaataaacacatataaatgATTAACATAGTGTTCAATAAGATAACCCATGCGATGATTAGAAGGGGTAGAATTAAAAAGACTCACCTGGTCAAATTTTGGTAAGGAGTTGAAGTGACTGGGATTCCCCACACTTCATGGCTACAACCACTTCAGCATAGTTTGAttactgtgggatgtcattctgtattcTGTGAGGATGTGTTActctggttgataaataaagctgtttggccaatagtggggcagaataaggttaggtggggcattccaactagagagagaggaaggagaaaggcagagctgaggagatgctgctagaagctgccagaagaagcaagatgtaaagtagtggtaagccacaagccacgtggcaaagtatagatttatagaaatgggctaatttaagatgtaagagctagctagtgagaagcctaaGCCATTAGGGCATACAGGTTAAAAATaacataagcctgtgtgtgtttatttgggtctgagtggctgcaggaccaggtaggacacaggaaaactttcagctacatttgATAGTGTCTTTGATAGTATTTTCAACATATACTGAATTATTATCTGTCATTCAATTTCTGATACATTCCCAAGAAAAGGTAGAAGCATATATGTTTATAGAAAttgtgaaagaaaggtaaaaatgcCACATGAGAAAAAATATTTGCATGGATTAGGTAACATTTTAACCAAGCATAAGATTTAAAAGATCAAAGATCTAATGAAAATGGTTCAACTAAACAAGAACTCAAGGGCTGGCGGAATATATGATAAGGATCATAAAGCATATTGAAATGAGCTCAAAATTAAAATgagagcaaaaaagaaaatattatagcTACATTGGAAACATCCAAAAAGGGAGAGGTCATTGCTGAAATGTTCTATAACTATGAAGACTGACTTAGAGGAAGTAAGCAAAATTTAACAGAAATCTATAAAAATTCAGAGATTGAACCAAGAAATGTAGATAAGTGAAAGGAATCCCTGAAGCTTTTACAATCAGTGAAACATAAATGGATGGTACTTAAACATATAATTTAAAGTTTTACAAAAAAGTCATATGATACCTCCAAATGATGTAGAATGATTAAAACTGAGATTGCATTCTAAAAAGGTACTGTAATtcagagattaaaaataatatttgtaacAACATGAAGGGTAAAATCCTTATGAGGAGAAAGGAAATCAGTCTGTCTGAGACCTTTTGACATGAAGGCCATGGCAGAAAACACAGCAACTCCCAAAGTCCTAAGGAAAAAAGGCTTGCAGAAAGGGTGATTGCTGGCCTCTGTGTTATCGCAGTTATGCAGGCATTGGGCATCTCTGTGGATGagagaataaaaacataattCTAATGGGTCTAAGATGCAACTTCAAGAAGATTTAAAAGAATGGATTTcaactgaggaagacagggaCGGGAATGCCTGAAAACTAGTCTGCTTAGTATAGGGTGCCCAAAATAAAAGTCAGCATTATTCTCATAGGATAGAATGTATATAATCTATAGATTCAGAAAAGCATAAACAATCAAGTTGAGATGAGAGACAAGTGAGAGATTTAAAAAACCATTTTATAAGGTTGGATAATCAGATAACAGTCATAAGCACATTTAAAGGCTTAAAGATGCTCACTATGAAACTCCTATAAGCCACTAACATCAGGTAGTGTAGGAGGTAGAACATTGGagaggaaatggaaataaaaatttcatagGGTATAGGACATTGTAACAGCAAAAAACTGGAAAATAGACACAGTAGTAAAATATGTTTGTCAATATTAAGACAATGTTTGTAACAGTTTTTTTGCAACATCCATTTAAAAGTCAAAGGTTAGAAATAGGGTCTTCTGGTTGGGCTGAGCTGTTAGCTGGGTTTGTTGAAGGACATTAGCTGCAGAATTTGTGATTTGGGTGAAGATAGAAGTCATGGCTAGTTCAGAAAGTATTGGTCAACTCCAGTTCACTGATATTAAAAAGTATTTCAACTCTTACACTCTCACAGATAGAATGAATGTAAGTATTAATTACATCTTTAAGCATTTATATCTCAGAATAATAGAGCTGTGACAACTTTCAtttacatctttctttttttctcagtgtgtACTGGCCACATATGGAGGCATTGCTTTGTTGGTCTTATACTTCAAGTTAAGGCCTAAAAAAACCCCAGCTGTAAAAGCAACATAAATGGATTTTGAAATGTCTGGCCTCATCTGTTAAGTCCCCTGCCTGAAGAAGCTGATGTCAACTCATCATGTAATATTCAATTTGTACAATAAATTATGaacctggaaaaaaagaaatattgtcaATATGCAGAACTTTGCATTGTATGATAATATAATGAAGTCCTTGGAATGGAGGCTGTTCTCTATATACTTGCACAAAATAATTTCTAAGAAGAGAAATAAGTAATTAGTATCAGGCAAAGAATGTACACAGAGTGCTTCAGGTTGGATGATAAAACCTACAACTTCCTGGAAGGACaatgaacaaaaatattaatCCAACTCAGGTGTTGGTGAGGCAGAAAATTGTGACCAGGGGTCAAGAGCATGATAGAAATTACATGTACAATATTTAGAATTCTGTACCATCAGCATAAGTATTCTTAAAAGATCActacttttaaattcattttcagtTGGGTAACAGTCCTGTAACATTGAGGTAACAATTTTAAGGAGCAAAATTCAGTGTATGTATAATGTTGTGTAACCATGACTTACTGTTACTGGGTTCTAGAATGTTTTTATCACACCCGAATGACACCTTGTAACCATATAGCAGTCACTCTTTGTTACTAGTTAGTTCTTAAGGATAAGAAAAATTTTTCtgatgatattttgtgtatgctctaacacataaagcttgcttgaagatTAGAGGGCAAAGACAGGCACTAGTTAGctgtagaggccaggcagtggtgacacacacctttaatcccagaacttgcaATCTTATGCCTATGCTCCCATTACTTGGGAGGCatacaagcctttaatcacagcactagggaggttgagacaggaagtgatatggctggccAGAGAAAGGAGTATAAGATGGcaggagacaggacctcactctCTTTCATgctgagaatttcatagaggtaagaaataGTGGCTggttgctctgtttctctgatctttcagctttcaccctgatatctgactctgggtttttattaattaa includes:
- the LOC131895544 gene encoding ATP synthase membrane subunit K, mitochondrial-like, encoding MASSESIGQLQFTDIKKYFNSYTLTDRMNCVLATYGGIALLVLYFKLRPKKTPAVKAT